The Acidobacteriota bacterium genome includes a window with the following:
- a CDS encoding nucleoside kinase codes for MNQLPLMEITLNDNWRIKVKKGLNILQILEKLDKVSPLPVVAAKINNRLTNLRHKISLDSRIEFIDCAHPEGYRVYQSSLSYLAAMAVSRVFPNAALKVEHSLSKGLYCEVLKDTVLTEEELGQIEREMREIVDQDLPVDKVKTYLDEALLFFQETNQQDKVRLFRYSNPHTVDIYYCEEYQNFSDCPLVPSTGSLNLFKLYYYHNGFILTMPEPYTDWAEPSVVTAATAVPEFSEQPKLFKMFQEYGRWLKILGLEDVGALNECVVAGKHEEIIRLSEALQEKKIARIADGVSTSRIILVAGPSSSGKTTFSKRLADQLRVNGLESIVISLDDYFLDRVKTPRDAAGNYDFESLRALDVGLLHEHFAALLAGEAVNVPRYSFHKGCRVPETREIRPHAHTVLLFEGIHAINPELYQGLPSDRISRVYVSPLTTLSMDSHNRIPTTDVRLLRRIVRDNLFRNYSALETLQRWQSVRHGETKYIFPYQKDADFFFNSAMVYELAVLKRFAEPLLYRISIEHPEYSEARRLLKFLSYFQDISPDHVPSTSLLREFIGKSGFVY; via the coding sequence GTGAACCAACTACCCCTCATGGAAATCACGCTGAACGACAACTGGCGGATCAAGGTCAAGAAGGGGCTCAACATCCTCCAGATCCTCGAGAAACTGGACAAGGTCTCCCCCCTGCCGGTGGTGGCGGCGAAGATCAACAACCGGCTCACCAACCTCCGCCACAAGATCAGCCTGGACTCCCGGATCGAGTTCATCGACTGCGCCCACCCCGAAGGGTACCGCGTCTACCAGAGTTCCCTCTCCTACCTGGCGGCCATGGCCGTCAGCCGGGTTTTCCCGAACGCTGCCCTGAAAGTGGAACATAGCCTCAGCAAGGGCCTTTACTGCGAGGTCCTCAAGGACACCGTCCTCACCGAGGAGGAACTCGGCCAGATCGAGCGGGAGATGCGCGAGATCGTCGACCAGGACCTCCCCGTCGACAAGGTGAAGACCTACCTGGACGAGGCGCTCCTCTTCTTCCAGGAGACCAACCAGCAGGACAAGGTCCGTCTCTTCCGCTACTCCAACCCCCACACGGTGGACATCTACTACTGCGAGGAGTACCAGAACTTCTCCGACTGCCCCCTGGTCCCCTCCACCGGCTCCCTGAACCTGTTCAAGCTCTATTACTACCACAATGGCTTCATCCTCACCATGCCGGAGCCTTACACCGACTGGGCGGAGCCGTCCGTGGTCACCGCCGCCACCGCCGTCCCCGAGTTCTCCGAGCAGCCCAAGCTGTTCAAGATGTTCCAGGAGTACGGGCGCTGGCTCAAGATCCTCGGCCTCGAGGACGTGGGCGCGCTCAACGAGTGCGTGGTGGCGGGCAAGCACGAGGAAATCATCCGCCTGAGCGAGGCGCTCCAGGAGAAGAAGATCGCCCGGATCGCCGACGGGGTGAGCACCTCCCGCATCATCCTCGTGGCCGGCCCCTCGTCCTCGGGCAAGACCACTTTCTCGAAGCGGCTCGCCGACCAACTCCGGGTCAACGGGCTGGAGTCCATCGTGATCTCCCTGGACGACTACTTCCTCGACCGGGTGAAAACCCCCCGCGACGCCGCGGGCAACTACGACTTCGAGAGCCTGCGGGCCCTCGACGTCGGCCTGCTGCACGAACATTTCGCCGCGCTCCTGGCCGGGGAGGCCGTGAACGTGCCCCGGTACAGCTTCCACAAGGGCTGCCGGGTCCCGGAGACCCGGGAGATCCGCCCCCACGCCCACACCGTGCTCCTCTTCGAGGGAATCCACGCCATCAACCCGGAGTTGTACCAGGGGCTGCCCTCGGACCGCATCAGCCGCGTCTACGTGTCGCCGCTGACCACCCTGAGCATGGACAGCCACAACCGCATCCCCACCACCGACGTGCGGCTCCTGCGCCGCATCGTGCGGGACAACCTCTTCCGCAACTACAGCGCCCTGGAGACCCTCCAGCGCTGGCAGTCCGTCCGCCACGGCGAGACCAAGTACATCTTCCCCTACCAGAAGGACGCCGACTTCTTCTTCAACTCCGCCATGGTCTACGAGCTGGCCGTCCTCAAGCGCTTCGCCGAACCGCTCCTGTACCGGATCAGCATCGAGCACCCCGAGTACAGCGAGGCCCGGCGCCTCCTCAAGTTCCTCTCTTACTTCCAGGACATCTCCCCCGACCACGTGCCGTCCACCTCCCTCCTCCGCGAGTTCATCGGCAAGAGCGGGTTCGTGTACTGA
- a CDS encoding O-acetyl-ADP-ribose deacetylase, with protein sequence MPVTKFKTFEEARRALDGERPDEAYSRRLAVLWEVSGSLCPLKVRRGVEKFRTSEEAFESRRRWVLEPITSRPGSPAADPGLTATIEPGCRIELAEGDITLQDTDAVVNAANSSLTGGGGVDGAIHAAGGPAILEDCRRVVARLGRLPAGQAAITTGGRLKARHVIHTVGPVWRGGAHGEPEALASCYRESLKTALDHNLSSVAFPSVSTGIYGYPVEKAAAVALQTVRDFLLAHGAPPLVRFVLYDPHTFRAYAAALEIVSRG encoded by the coding sequence ATGCCGGTCACCAAGTTCAAGACCTTCGAGGAAGCCCGCCGCGCTCTGGACGGGGAACGGCCGGACGAAGCTTATTCTCGCCGTCTGGCTGTGCTGTGGGAAGTCTCGGGTTCCCTGTGTCCCCTGAAAGTCCGGCGAGGCGTGGAAAAGTTCCGAACTTCGGAAGAGGCGTTTGAATCCCGTCGACGATGGGTACTGGAACCGATCACGTCCCGGCCGGGCTCCCCTGCGGCCGACCCTGGCCTCACCGCGACCATCGAACCGGGTTGCCGGATCGAACTGGCGGAGGGGGACATCACCCTCCAGGACACCGACGCCGTCGTCAACGCCGCCAACAGCTCCCTGACGGGCGGCGGCGGGGTGGACGGCGCCATCCACGCGGCGGGGGGGCCGGCGATCCTGGAGGACTGCCGCCGGGTCGTGGCCCGCCTCGGGCGGCTGCCGGCCGGCCAGGCGGCGATCACCACCGGCGGGCGATTGAAGGCCCGCCACGTGATCCACACCGTGGGGCCCGTCTGGCGCGGCGGGGCCCACGGCGAGCCGGAGGCGCTGGCCTCCTGCTACCGGGAAAGCCTGAAGACGGCCCTGGACCACAACCTCTCCTCGGTGGCGTTCCCGTCGGTCAGCACGGGGATCTATGGTTACCCCGTGGAAAAGGCCGCCGCCGTCGCCCTGCAGACTGTCCGGGACTTTTTGCTCGCCCACGGCGCGCCGCCCCTCGTCCGTTTCGTCCTGTACGACCCGCACACTTTCCGGGCCTACGCCGCCGCCCTGGAAATCGTGAGCAGGGGCTGA
- a CDS encoding glycosyltransferase family 2 protein, whose product MADDARVSACIIAFNEVAGIRRTLESVAWCDEVLVVDSGSTDGTTALCGNFGARVLHRDWTGFVDQKNFAQDAAAHPWVFSLDADEVCSPELAAEARAALGVPEAAPAYRVPRRVFFMGRWIRYTDWSPDYQLRLYRRDAGRWRGGRVHESVAVEGPVGRLSGPLLHYTYDDLGDYIRKLESYSLLSARDMHDRGRRSTRAKLLLSPVAAFVKSYVFKRGFMDGVPGMVIAGLSAASVFFRYARLLELDRGQPPPGRMGPEDLKRDREEKDLKDQKDLKDGKEGPGGRQSQEGREAGRPGSQGGKGSQGGKGNLGGKGGH is encoded by the coding sequence GTGGCTGACGACGCGCGCGTGTCCGCCTGCATCATCGCCTTCAACGAGGTCGCGGGGATCCGGAGGACCCTGGAGAGCGTGGCCTGGTGCGACGAGGTCCTGGTGGTGGACTCGGGGAGCACCGACGGCACGACGGCCCTGTGCGGGAACTTCGGCGCCCGGGTGCTGCACCGCGACTGGACCGGTTTCGTGGATCAGAAGAACTTCGCCCAGGACGCGGCCGCCCACCCCTGGGTCTTCTCCCTGGACGCCGACGAGGTCTGCAGCCCCGAACTGGCCGCCGAGGCGCGGGCGGCCCTGGGCGTCCCCGAGGCCGCGCCGGCGTACCGGGTCCCGCGCCGGGTCTTCTTCATGGGCCGGTGGATCCGCTACACCGACTGGTCCCCCGACTACCAGCTCCGCCTCTATCGCCGCGACGCCGGCCGGTGGCGCGGCGGCCGCGTCCACGAGTCGGTGGCGGTGGAGGGCCCCGTGGGCCGCCTGTCGGGGCCCCTCCTCCACTACACCTACGACGACCTGGGCGATTACATTCGGAAACTGGAGAGCTACTCCCTCCTGTCGGCCCGCGACATGCACGACCGCGGCCGCCGGTCGACGCGGGCGAAGCTCCTCCTCTCCCCCGTCGCGGCCTTCGTCAAGAGTTACGTCTTCAAGCGCGGCTTCATGGACGGTGTCCCGGGGATGGTGATCGCCGGCCTCTCCGCCGCCTCCGTCTTCTTCCGCTACGCCCGGCTCCTGGAACTCGACCGGGGGCAGCCCCCCCCCGGCCGGATGGGGCCGGAGGATCTGAAGCGAGACCGTGAAGAAAAGGACCTAAAGGACCAGAAGGACCTAAAGGACGGCAAGGAAGGCCCGGGAGGTCGGCAAAGCCAGGAAGGCAGGGAGGCAGGAAGACCCGGGAGCCAGGGGGGCAAGGGGAGCCAGGGGGGCAAGGGGAACCTGGGGGGCAAGGGAGGTCACTGA
- a CDS encoding sigma-54-dependent Fis family transcriptional regulator encodes MSPAPTPAASLGGSVLIVEDRQSLREMLAEFLGQNEFQVETAASLAEGLEKYRNGAWHLLLLDLKLPDGSGLDLLQTVRRMSPSQPVILMTAYGTIADSVQAMRSGAVDFIQKPIDLSTLLQLVRKSVETARRHSEPLLYQEVFIRGYKLPLLVGVSEAMAQTALMVQKIAPTDATAFLIGESGTGKELFARTIHLLSGRRNAPFVEVNCAAIPETLMENEFFGHVRGAYTGADAASKGKFDLASGGTLFLDEIGEIPPTMQVKLLKALEEKRFTPIGGSHPVSVDLRIIAATNRNIEQEVRAGAFREDLYFRLAQFPIRIPPLRARRADILPLAEYFVREAAPRFGKTAPSLSEPARAALLEHDWPGNVRELKNAVERAVILGEGDSLTPRDIFPSTHPAGQAPAGIPVAELREKGLDACLRERLLRLERETIERVLALAGGDLVSAAECLRLSPDELSRRRGEKNPAEEGECPPA; translated from the coding sequence ATGTCACCCGCCCCCACCCCGGCCGCTTCGCTCGGCGGTTCCGTGCTGATCGTGGAGGACCGTCAGTCCCTGCGCGAGATGCTCGCCGAGTTCCTCGGGCAGAACGAGTTCCAGGTCGAAACCGCCGCCTCCCTGGCCGAGGGGCTGGAGAAGTACCGCAACGGGGCCTGGCACCTGCTCCTCCTCGACCTCAAGCTGCCGGACGGGTCGGGCCTGGACCTGCTCCAGACGGTCCGCCGGATGAGCCCCTCGCAGCCCGTGATCCTGATGACCGCTTACGGGACCATCGCGGACTCCGTCCAGGCCATGCGGTCCGGCGCCGTCGACTTCATCCAGAAACCCATCGACCTCTCCACGCTCCTGCAGCTCGTCCGGAAGTCGGTGGAGACCGCCCGGCGGCACAGCGAACCGCTCCTCTACCAGGAAGTCTTCATCCGCGGGTACAAGCTCCCGCTGCTGGTCGGCGTCAGCGAGGCCATGGCCCAGACGGCCCTGATGGTCCAGAAGATCGCGCCCACCGACGCCACCGCCTTCCTGATCGGGGAAAGCGGGACCGGCAAGGAACTCTTCGCCCGGACCATCCACCTCCTGTCCGGCCGCCGGAACGCCCCCTTCGTGGAGGTCAACTGCGCCGCCATCCCCGAAACCCTCATGGAGAACGAGTTCTTCGGCCACGTCCGGGGGGCGTACACGGGGGCCGACGCGGCGTCGAAGGGGAAGTTCGACCTGGCCTCCGGCGGCACCCTCTTCCTGGACGAGATCGGCGAGATCCCGCCCACCATGCAGGTGAAGCTGCTGAAGGCGCTCGAAGAGAAACGCTTCACCCCCATCGGGGGAAGCCACCCGGTCTCGGTGGACCTGCGGATCATCGCGGCCACCAACCGCAACATCGAGCAGGAGGTCCGGGCCGGGGCCTTCCGGGAGGACCTCTACTTCCGGCTGGCCCAGTTCCCGATCCGCATTCCCCCGCTCCGGGCCCGCCGGGCCGACATTCTCCCCCTCGCCGAGTACTTCGTCCGGGAGGCGGCCCCCCGTTTCGGGAAAACCGCGCCCTCCCTGTCGGAGCCGGCCCGGGCGGCCCTTCTCGAGCACGACTGGCCCGGCAACGTGCGGGAACTCAAGAACGCCGTGGAGCGGGCCGTGATCCTGGGCGAAGGGGACAGCCTGACCCCCCGCGACATCTTCCCGTCCACCCACCCCGCCGGCCAGGCCCCGGCCGGGATCCCCGTCGCCGAACTCCGGGAGAAGGGGTTGGACGCGTGCCTCAGGGAGCGCCTGCTCCGCCTCGAACGGGAGACCATCGAGCGGGTCCTGGCCCTGGCGGGGGGCGACCTGGTGTCCGCGGCCGAGTGTCTCCGCCTCTCGCCGGACGAACTGTCCCGTCGCCGCGGTGAAAAAAACCCCGCGGAGGAGGGCGAATGCCCCCCGGCATGA
- a CDS encoding bifunctional (p)ppGpp synthetase/guanosine-3',5'-bis(diphosphate) 3'-pyrophosphohydrolase, giving the protein MIRFEDISEKVLHHFPSADVTMLQRAYIFSAREHAGQQRKSGEPYLAHPLEVASILADMGLDPVAVTVGLLHDIVEDTLTDVESIRKMFGDTVGVIVDGVTKISQIPFTSTEHKQAENFRKLLLAMSNDVRVILVKLADRLHNMRTLQYLKPEQKARIARETMDIYVPIANRLGMGKIKGELEDLAFSYLEPAKYQEIIAMIEKRRGAGEKILRECEEKLRQVLAEHDIPASFQSRIKRVCSIHAKLKNQKISFDEVYDFLALRVISTDIPHCYTILAYVHSLWKLVPGRFKDYIGMPRPNGYQSIHTTVMTETGIPLEVQIRTQDMHRMAEEGIAAHWRYKEGQLGHDETDRRFTWLRHMMEWQKEVENPHEFLMNLKVDLFPEEVYVFTPKGHVVTLPRGATPLDFAYEIHTEVGHHAAQAKVNGRVVPMKQPLRNGEIVEIVTSPARHPTKEWMSLVRTTKARNALRTWLKRNAERESVELGRKLLEKEVFRLHKTLRQIQEHPDLPGCLGETGVDGWEKLLSGIGFGRLSPRKFVEDLLKPDEAEKEAAGVTGGIRNFVRDVFRRGPGKFVVHGMEDSLVSRARCCNPIPGEEIVGYVSRGRGIIVHFAGCANLTKLAAEPEQLVEVSWGKRPRDEKYTITLEIRTEDRKGMIADISNRISKTDANIRDFRAQATDSKEGVFMVTLDVEDRAQLDKILRTIRSIRSVKGVERIESLREGESRET; this is encoded by the coding sequence ATGATCCGCTTCGAGGATATCTCCGAAAAGGTCCTGCATCACTTCCCCAGCGCGGACGTGACGATGCTCCAGCGGGCCTACATCTTCTCCGCCCGGGAGCACGCGGGTCAGCAGCGGAAGTCCGGCGAGCCTTACCTGGCCCACCCGCTCGAGGTGGCCTCCATCCTGGCGGACATGGGGCTCGACCCCGTGGCGGTGACCGTCGGCCTCCTCCACGACATCGTGGAGGACACGCTCACGGACGTGGAGTCCATCCGGAAGATGTTCGGCGACACCGTGGGCGTCATCGTGGACGGGGTCACCAAGATCAGCCAGATCCCCTTCACCTCCACCGAGCACAAGCAGGCCGAGAACTTCCGCAAGCTCCTCCTCGCCATGAGCAACGACGTGCGGGTGATCCTGGTGAAGCTGGCGGACCGCCTCCACAACATGCGCACCCTCCAGTACCTCAAGCCGGAGCAGAAGGCCCGGATCGCCCGGGAGACCATGGACATCTACGTGCCCATCGCCAACCGGCTGGGGATGGGGAAGATCAAGGGGGAACTGGAGGACCTGGCCTTTTCCTACCTCGAACCGGCCAAGTACCAGGAAATCATCGCCATGATCGAGAAGCGCCGGGGGGCGGGGGAGAAGATCCTCCGGGAGTGCGAGGAGAAGCTCCGGCAGGTCCTGGCCGAGCACGACATCCCCGCCAGTTTCCAGTCCCGCATCAAGCGCGTCTGCAGCATCCACGCCAAGCTGAAGAACCAGAAGATCAGCTTCGACGAGGTCTACGACTTTCTGGCCCTGCGGGTCATCTCCACGGACATCCCCCACTGCTACACCATCCTGGCCTACGTGCACAGCCTCTGGAAGCTGGTGCCGGGGCGTTTCAAGGACTACATCGGCATGCCCCGCCCCAACGGGTACCAGTCCATCCACACCACGGTGATGACGGAGACCGGGATCCCGCTCGAGGTGCAGATTCGCACCCAGGACATGCACCGGATGGCCGAGGAGGGCATCGCGGCCCACTGGCGCTACAAGGAGGGCCAGCTCGGGCACGACGAGACCGACCGCCGATTCACCTGGCTTCGACACATGATGGAGTGGCAGAAGGAGGTCGAGAACCCCCACGAGTTCCTGATGAACCTCAAGGTGGACCTCTTTCCCGAGGAGGTCTACGTGTTCACGCCGAAAGGGCACGTGGTCACGCTGCCCCGCGGGGCCACCCCCCTCGACTTCGCCTACGAGATCCACACCGAGGTGGGCCACCACGCCGCCCAGGCCAAGGTCAACGGGCGGGTCGTGCCGATGAAGCAGCCCCTGAGGAACGGGGAGATCGTGGAGATCGTCACTTCCCCCGCCCGCCACCCCACGAAGGAGTGGATGTCCCTGGTCCGGACCACCAAGGCGCGCAACGCCCTCCGGACCTGGCTGAAGCGGAACGCCGAGCGGGAGTCCGTGGAATTGGGGCGAAAACTCCTGGAAAAGGAGGTGTTCCGGCTGCACAAGACGCTCCGGCAGATCCAGGAACACCCGGACCTGCCCGGGTGCCTGGGCGAGACGGGCGTCGATGGTTGGGAAAAGCTGCTCTCGGGCATCGGGTTCGGCCGGCTGTCGCCCCGGAAGTTCGTGGAGGACCTCCTCAAGCCCGACGAAGCGGAAAAGGAGGCGGCGGGGGTGACCGGCGGGATCCGGAACTTCGTCCGGGACGTCTTCCGGCGGGGCCCCGGCAAGTTCGTGGTGCACGGCATGGAGGACAGCCTGGTCTCGCGGGCGCGGTGCTGCAACCCCATCCCCGGCGAGGAGATCGTGGGCTACGTCTCCCGGGGCCGCGGGATCATCGTGCACTTTGCGGGGTGCGCGAACCTGACCAAGCTGGCGGCGGAGCCCGAGCAGCTGGTGGAGGTCTCCTGGGGCAAGCGGCCCAGGGACGAGAAGTACACCATCACCCTGGAGATCCGCACGGAGGACCGCAAGGGGATGATTGCCGACATCTCCAACCGGATCTCGAAGACGGACGCCAACATCCGGGATTTCCGGGCCCAGGCGACGGACTCGAAGGAGGGCGTGTTCATGGTCACGCTGGACGTGGAGGACCGTGCCCAGTTGGACAAGATCCTCCGGACGATTCGTTCGATTCGCAGCGTGAAGGGGGTGGAGAGGATCGAGAGCCTCAGGGAGGGCGAGAGTCGGGAAACCTAG
- a CDS encoding nucleotidyl transferase AbiEii/AbiGii toxin family protein codes for MVLDTVRKILQALWKHQVRYALVGGIALNLHGISRNTLDIDLLIPEDPDNLDRLKQALDYVFQDPSIQEISASDLASYAVIRYGTPSDFYIDIILRLGEMFSFENVETEQVLIEGCPVSLATPDALIRMKSGTMRPQDAADAVCLREKYKLP; via the coding sequence ATGGTCCTGGACACCGTGAGAAAAATCCTGCAAGCCCTGTGGAAGCACCAAGTTCGATATGCCCTGGTGGGAGGGATCGCACTGAACCTGCACGGCATCTCCCGCAACACCCTGGACATCGACCTGCTCATCCCGGAGGACCCGGACAACCTCGACAGGCTCAAACAGGCCCTGGACTATGTTTTTCAAGACCCGTCCATCCAGGAGATCAGTGCTTCGGACCTAGCTTCCTACGCTGTCATCCGTTATGGGACCCCGTCCGATTTCTACATCGATATCATCCTCCGGCTGGGGGAAATGTTCTCCTTCGAAAACGTCGAGACAGAGCAGGTCCTGATCGAGGGCTGTCCCGTCTCGCTGGCGACCCCCGACGCGCTGATCCGGATGAAATCGGGGACCATGAGGCCCCAGGATGCTGCTGATGCCGTCTGCCTCCGGGAGAAGTACAAGCTGCCCTAG
- a CDS encoding proline--tRNA ligase, whose product MRLSHFFMPTLREAPAEAEVISHILLLRAGYVRQLAAGIYSHLPLGRRSLLKIQQIIREEMDAIGGQEFHLPALHPAEVWQATGRWEVMGDNMFRLKDRWGRDLCLGMTHEEIFAWIARNEVRSYRELPQIWYQIQTKFRDEPRPKSGLLRVREFTMKDSYSFDLTWEGLDAAYEKHRVAYCRIFSRAGLEFFAVEAHSGAMGGSRSQEFMVRSEAGEDLVAHCDACGYAANLEKAQSVLAPVEDTDPPSPQPERVATPEKHSIEDVAAFLNTSANRLIKTLVYMVESKPCLILMRGDHPLNEMKLEGVLGTSVFRPALAEEIIEAMGCPAGSLGPVGVQGIRILADRALIGRKNMTTGANVDGFHITGVTPEVHFKAAYHDLRSVETGEACVECGKPLEVVKTIEVGHIFKLGTKYSDSLGAHVLDADGKAHPIIMGSYGIGAERILASAAELWYDDKGMILPISIAPFEVILTPVSTDEEVLSAAEKLFGELKGLGVDVLLDDRNERAGVKFNDADLIGIPLRLTLGQKKVRQGLVELTVRKDGDRSDVALDQAARLVADRVAAMKAELRAEADRF is encoded by the coding sequence ATGCGACTGTCTCACTTCTTCATGCCGACCCTCCGGGAAGCCCCCGCCGAAGCGGAGGTGATCAGCCATATCCTGCTGCTGCGCGCGGGTTACGTCCGCCAGCTGGCCGCGGGCATCTACTCCCACCTCCCGCTGGGACGCCGGTCCCTGCTCAAGATCCAGCAGATCATCCGCGAGGAGATGGACGCCATCGGCGGCCAGGAATTCCACCTGCCGGCCCTGCACCCGGCGGAAGTCTGGCAGGCCACCGGCCGCTGGGAAGTGATGGGGGACAACATGTTCCGCCTGAAGGACCGCTGGGGCCGCGACCTCTGCCTGGGGATGACCCACGAGGAGATCTTCGCCTGGATCGCCCGCAACGAGGTTCGTTCCTATCGCGAACTGCCCCAGATCTGGTACCAGATCCAGACCAAGTTCCGGGACGAGCCCCGGCCGAAGTCCGGCCTGCTCCGGGTCCGCGAGTTCACCATGAAGGACTCCTACTCCTTCGACCTGACCTGGGAAGGCCTCGACGCCGCCTACGAGAAACACCGGGTGGCCTACTGCCGGATCTTCAGCCGGGCCGGCCTGGAATTCTTCGCCGTGGAAGCCCACTCGGGCGCCATGGGCGGCAGCCGGTCCCAGGAATTCATGGTCCGCTCCGAGGCCGGGGAGGACCTGGTGGCGCACTGCGACGCCTGCGGTTACGCGGCGAATCTCGAGAAGGCCCAGTCCGTGCTGGCCCCGGTGGAGGACACGGACCCGCCCTCCCCGCAGCCCGAGCGGGTGGCGACCCCGGAGAAGCACTCCATCGAGGACGTGGCGGCCTTCCTGAACACCTCGGCGAACCGCCTGATCAAGACCCTGGTCTACATGGTGGAGTCGAAACCCTGCCTGATCCTGATGCGGGGCGACCACCCTCTCAACGAGATGAAGCTGGAGGGCGTCCTGGGAACGTCCGTTTTCCGCCCTGCCCTGGCCGAGGAGATCATCGAGGCCATGGGGTGCCCCGCCGGAAGCCTGGGGCCGGTGGGGGTCCAGGGGATCCGGATCCTGGCGGACCGCGCCCTGATCGGCCGGAAGAACATGACCACGGGGGCCAACGTGGACGGTTTCCACATCACCGGCGTCACGCCGGAGGTCCACTTCAAGGCCGCCTACCACGACCTGCGCAGCGTCGAGACCGGCGAGGCGTGCGTCGAGTGCGGCAAGCCCCTCGAGGTGGTGAAGACCATCGAGGTCGGGCACATCTTCAAGCTGGGGACCAAGTACAGCGATTCCCTGGGCGCCCACGTCCTGGACGCCGACGGGAAGGCCCACCCCATCATCATGGGGAGCTACGGGATCGGCGCCGAGCGGATCCTGGCCTCCGCCGCCGAACTCTGGTACGACGACAAGGGCATGATCCTGCCCATCTCCATCGCGCCCTTCGAGGTGATCCTGACCCCGGTGAGCACCGACGAGGAGGTCTTGAGCGCGGCCGAAAAACTCTTCGGCGAGCTGAAAGGGCTGGGCGTGGACGTCCTCCTGGACGACCGGAACGAGCGGGCGGGCGTGAAGTTCAACGACGCCGACCTCATCGGCATCCCCCTTCGCCTCACCCTGGGGCAGAAGAAGGTCCGCCAGGGGCTGGTGGAACTCACCGTGCGCAAGGACGGTGATCGCTCCGACGTTGCCCTGGACCAGGCCGCCCGGCTCGTGGCGGACCGGGTTGCGGCGATGAAGGCGGAGTTGCGGGCCGAGGCGGACCGGTTTTGA
- a CDS encoding 50S ribosomal protein L28 — MAKRCDICGKGPMFGHRVSHAHNLTNRRFDPNLHPVKAQVGGDVKRLRVCTRCIRSNKIQKPFISTRTS, encoded by the coding sequence ATGGCCAAACGTTGTGATATCTGTGGAAAAGGGCCCATGTTCGGGCACCGGGTCAGTCACGCCCACAACCTCACCAACCGGCGTTTCGACCCCAACCTGCACCCGGTGAAGGCCCAGGTCGGCGGCGACGTGAAGCGGTTGCGCGTCTGCACCCGCTGCATCCGGTCCAACAAGATCCAGAAGCCGTTCATCAGCACGCGGACCAGCTAG
- a CDS encoding GGDEF domain-containing protein — protein MRVKPPKAAGPHEVNMGYANLALQEWSLIIQLVMTGLIFFFFLFLSRQLKLQEARSWAGAWGANLAALAFVMLTAFAHPPVALARLGMGGYAFAKTMFVLLILSGAREHVTPGSAPPLEMGRALLWTGLWSLCLGMFSPHIAMVQLGMSFLVGSLMTLGAIWLLMRPRSAMSRWLGWAMLLEGALFLHYTPILAPLAWGGLILADYMQASSFLDAGAELVVALSSLVALQSTTHRNLEELNQDLLLSRERLRQLVDTDPLTNLLNRRGFREEMNKREGFRNILIFIDLDDFKLINDRWGHGVGDACLKRVATALLRTFRPDDALFRWGGDEFLAVCRGMGTEQALQRLEVLRAGLRVPADGCPSIHLSAGVSMLEADMIHEEALRTVDERMYADKAFRRTHDVSGRFRTLNEEDIPLIRARRSP, from the coding sequence ATGAGAGTGAAGCCCCCGAAGGCCGCCGGCCCCCACGAGGTGAACATGGGCTACGCCAACCTCGCCCTCCAGGAATGGTCCCTGATCATCCAGCTGGTGATGACGGGCCTGATCTTCTTTTTCTTCCTGTTCCTTTCCCGCCAGCTGAAGCTTCAGGAGGCCCGAAGCTGGGCCGGAGCCTGGGGGGCCAACCTGGCGGCCCTGGCCTTCGTCATGCTCACGGCCTTCGCTCACCCCCCCGTTGCCCTGGCGCGCCTGGGGATGGGCGGATACGCCTTTGCCAAGACCATGTTCGTCCTGCTCATCCTCTCCGGGGCCCGGGAACACGTCACCCCCGGCTCCGCCCCGCCGCTGGAAATGGGCCGGGCCCTTCTCTGGACCGGGCTGTGGAGCCTCTGCCTGGGGATGTTCTCCCCGCACATCGCCATGGTCCAGTTGGGGATGAGCTTCCTGGTGGGGTCCCTCATGACGCTCGGCGCCATCTGGCTCCTGATGCGTCCCCGCTCGGCCATGTCCCGGTGGCTGGGGTGGGCGATGCTCCTGGAGGGCGCCCTCTTCCTGCACTACACCCCGATCCTGGCGCCCCTGGCGTGGGGGGGGCTGATCCTGGCGGACTACATGCAGGCGTCCTCTTTCCTGGACGCGGGGGCGGAGCTGGTGGTGGCCCTGTCCTCCCTCGTGGCCCTCCAGAGCACCACCCACCGCAACCTCGAGGAACTCAACCAGGACCTGCTCCTCTCCCGGGAACGCCTGCGCCAGCTCGTGGACACCGACCCCCTCACCAACCTCCTGAACCGGCGCGGGTTCCGGGAAGAGATGAATAAGCGGGAGGGGTTCCGGAACATCCTCATCTTCATCGACCTGGACGACTTCAAGCTCATCAACGACCGGTGGGGGCACGGGGTGGGGGACGCCTGCCTCAAGCGCGTCGCCACCGCTCTTCTGCGGACCTTCCGCCCCGACGACGCCCTCTTCCGGTGGGGCGGGGACGAGTTCCTGGCGGTCTGCCGGGGCATGGGGACCGAGCAGGCCCTCCAGCGGCTGGAGGTGCTCCGTGCCGGCCTGCGGGTCCCCGCGGACGGCTGCCCCTCCATCCACCTGTCGGCCGGCGTCTCGATGCTGGAGGCCGACATGATCCACGAGGAAGCCCTCCGCACCGTGGACGAGCGCATGTACGCCGACAAGGCCTTCCGGCGCACCCACGACGTCTCGGGCCGTTTCCGAACCCTCAACGAGGAGGACATTCCCCTCATCCGTGCGCGGCGGTCGCCCTGA